The Polypterus senegalus isolate Bchr_013 chromosome 1, ASM1683550v1, whole genome shotgun sequence genome includes a window with the following:
- the rps24 gene encoding 40S ribosomal protein S24 isoform X1, translated as MNETVTIRTRKFMTNRLLQRKQMVVDVLHPGKATVPKTEIREKLAKLYKTTPDVVFVFGFRTQFGGGKTTGFAMVYDSLDYAKKNEPKYRLARHGLYEKKKTSRKQRKERKNRMKKVRGTAKASVGAVGKKKK; from the exons ATG AATGAGACGGTGACCATCAGAACCAGGAAGTTTATGACAAACCGCCTGCTTCAAAGGAAGCAAATG GTTGTGGATGTGCTGCATCCTGGCAAAGCAACTGTTCCCAAAACAGAAATCAGGGAAAAACTGGCAAAACTGTACAAAACCACACCAGATGTCGTATTTGTCTTTGGCTTCAGAACTCAGTTTGGTGGTGGTAAAACAACAGGCTTTGCTATGGTATATGATTCATTGGACTACGCAAAGAAAAATGAACCAAAGTACAGGCTAGCCAGA CATGGACTttatgagaaaaagaaaacctcCAGAAAACAgcgtaaagaaagaaagaacagaatgAAGAAAGTCCGGGGTACAGCCAAGGCTAGCGTTGGTGCTGTTGGCAAAAAG AAG AAATGA
- the rps24 gene encoding 40S ribosomal protein S24 isoform X2, with translation MNETVTIRTRKFMTNRLLQRKQMVVDVLHPGKATVPKTEIREKLAKLYKTTPDVVFVFGFRTQFGGGKTTGFAMVYDSLDYAKKNEPKYRLARHGLYEKKKTSRKQRKERKNRMKKVRGTAKASVGAVGKKK, from the exons ATG AATGAGACGGTGACCATCAGAACCAGGAAGTTTATGACAAACCGCCTGCTTCAAAGGAAGCAAATG GTTGTGGATGTGCTGCATCCTGGCAAAGCAACTGTTCCCAAAACAGAAATCAGGGAAAAACTGGCAAAACTGTACAAAACCACACCAGATGTCGTATTTGTCTTTGGCTTCAGAACTCAGTTTGGTGGTGGTAAAACAACAGGCTTTGCTATGGTATATGATTCATTGGACTACGCAAAGAAAAATGAACCAAAGTACAGGCTAGCCAGA CATGGACTttatgagaaaaagaaaacctcCAGAAAACAgcgtaaagaaagaaagaacagaatgAAGAAAGTCCGGGGTACAGCCAAGGCTAGCGTTGGTGCTGTTGGCAAAAAG AAATGA
- the rps24 gene encoding 40S ribosomal protein S24 isoform X3, with protein sequence MNETVTIRTRKFMTNRLLQRKQMVVDVLHPGKATVPKTEIREKLAKLYKTTPDVVFVFGFRTQFGGGKTTGFAMVYDSLDYAKKNEPKYRLARHGLYEKKKTSRKQRKERKNRMKKVRGTAKASVGAVGKK encoded by the exons ATG AATGAGACGGTGACCATCAGAACCAGGAAGTTTATGACAAACCGCCTGCTTCAAAGGAAGCAAATG GTTGTGGATGTGCTGCATCCTGGCAAAGCAACTGTTCCCAAAACAGAAATCAGGGAAAAACTGGCAAAACTGTACAAAACCACACCAGATGTCGTATTTGTCTTTGGCTTCAGAACTCAGTTTGGTGGTGGTAAAACAACAGGCTTTGCTATGGTATATGATTCATTGGACTACGCAAAGAAAAATGAACCAAAGTACAGGCTAGCCAGA CATGGACTttatgagaaaaagaaaacctcCAGAAAACAgcgtaaagaaagaaagaacagaatgAAGAAAGTCCGGGGTACAGCCAAGGCTAGCGTTGGTGCTGTTGGCAAAAAG